From a single Bryobacter aggregatus MPL3 genomic region:
- a CDS encoding DinB family protein yields the protein MEVWLRQLPVKLDPLRHLLCCTLQQTQEEVAEATRGLSDEQTWLRPYGLSPLGFHLSHIPGSIDRLLTYAEGRNLDELQLQALKNELSAQHPLAELVSRLDTALAQARLRVEALHLEELAETRYIGRARIEVPLGTLLAHIAEHTQRHLGQITSLTKLLRRL from the coding sequence ATGGAAGTCTGGCTCCGCCAATTGCCGGTAAAGCTCGACCCGCTGCGCCACCTGCTCTGCTGCACCCTGCAGCAGACGCAGGAAGAGGTGGCGGAGGCTACGCGCGGCCTGAGCGACGAACAGACTTGGCTGCGTCCCTACGGGCTGAGTCCGCTTGGCTTCCATTTGAGTCACATTCCCGGGTCGATCGACCGGCTGCTCACTTATGCCGAAGGTCGCAATCTTGACGAGTTGCAACTCCAGGCCCTCAAGAACGAACTCTCTGCGCAGCATCCATTGGCGGAACTGGTTTCGCGGCTGGATACGGCACTCGCCCAGGCAAGGCTCCGTGTGGAAGCTCTCCACCTGGAAGAGCTGGCAGAGACGCGTTATATCGGGCGTGCGCGGATCGAGGTGCCTCTGGGGACGCTGCTCGCACACATCGCCGAACACACGCAGCGGCATCTGGGGCAAATCACAAGCCTCACCAAGCTATTGCGCCGGCTCTGA